In Brassica napus cultivar Da-Ae chromosome C2, Da-Ae, whole genome shotgun sequence, the sequence AACTCAAGACTTTTCGCACCGATAAAGGAGGAGAGTTCACATCTTCTGAGTTCATtcgtttttgtgaagaaaacggTGTAACTAGATATCTCACCGCACCGTATACACGGAAACAAAACGGTGTGGTTGAGAGAAGAAATAGAACACTAATGGAGATGACTAGAAGTTTGATGAAAGCTATGAAGATACCTAATCAGCTATGGGGAGAAGCAGTACGTCATTCAACGTATCTCATAAACCGCATTGCTACAAAGGCTTTGGAAGACAAGACTCCATACGAAAGCTTGTATGTTAAGAAACCGAACATTGAGCATCTAAGGGTCTTTGGATGTGTAGCTTTTGCAAAAATCAACAGTCCTCATCTCAAGAAGCTGGATGATCGATCAAGGATGGTGATCAACCTAGGCACAGAGCCCGGCTCAAAAGCTTACAGACTCTATGATCCGGTCGCGAAGAAGATAGTTGTTAGTAGAGATGTAATCTTTGACGAGAAGAAAAGTTGGGATTGGTCCACACTATCAACAAACGTAGACGAAGAACCATGAtcattcaagcttcctcatattgatgttacagaagaaggagatggtgatgagcatcaagatcaccaacaccacgaagagcaaaacaataatgaagaagaagaagctgtagacGCAGATGAACAAGAGCAAGTAGTAGAGAACAACGATGCAAACCAAGACCCACATGTAACATTAAGATATGGTCGTAACATCAGAAAACCAAAGCGGTTCGATGATTACATCCTACTCGCTGAAGTTGAAAGTGGCAGACTCTTgctcaccatcgatggtgaacCAGAAAGTTACATCGAAGCTGCAGTAATACAAGCTTGGATCGATGCAATGAAGGCAGAGATCGAATctatcatcaaaaacaaaacctggaagctcgtcaagaagccggcaggtgtgaaaccgataggtttgaagtggatctataagatcaagaggaatgcagatggaacggtgatcaaatacaaagcaaggctagttgcaaaagGTTATGTGCAACAACAAGGCATAGACTTCGACGAAGTATTTGCACCAGTTGCTCGGATAGAAACCATACGACTACTCTTGGCGTTAGCAGCAACTAATGGATGGGAGATCCATCACTTAGATGTGAAAACTGCGTTCCTGAATGGAGACTTAAATGAGGATGTATACGTTACTCAACCAGAAGGCTTTGTGGAGAAAGGAAAGGAGGATCATGTGTACAAACTTAGCAAAGCACTATACGGTTTCCGTCAAGCTCcgagagcttggaacatcaaactcGACCGTGTTCTCAAGGAGATAGAGTTCACGAAGTGCACCAAGGAACCTGCGGTATATCAAAAGAAACAGAAGGGGGAGCTTCTGATCATAGCTATATACATCGATGACTTGTTTGTAACAGGGACTTCGCTCAATGTTATCAAGCAATTCAAAGATGAtatgtcaagaagatttgagatgTCAGACCTCAAGATGCTTACATACTATCTTGGTATAGAAGTAACGCAAGGAGCTGATGGCATTCACATCAAACAAGAAGGATACGCGCAAGGTATACTTGTCAAGACGAAGATGGAGTCATGTAACTATACTCACGTTCTGATGCACACGAGTTTGAAAGTATCAAAGGCAGAGGAGGAGCCTGAGATTGATGCAACATCGTATCGAAGCACCATAGGATGCTTAAGAGAGAGTCATAGAGAAGCAGTGAAGCATCTATACTCACGTTCTGATGCAACATCGTATCGAAGAAATGCGATGCACCTAGTAACGGTCTATGGAAGTTCATCGGAGTTCAGAAGATCAACATACCTAagattcaagttggaattaagggggagaatgttggataattccaattaacttaaggagcaagttaactcattaaagtgaagtttgatgggttaaggaaaaaggaaaacatatcgagcttaggaatgtttccatattattattaggaaaagatgtagctttgcccttaggaaaagatgtagcttcttcctatataaagagttctcatggagagatgttccattaaaagaaaaacacattgaaaggtttagttttgagagaatttctaaatctaataagaagagaagttcttataatctttgtgtttgatgCAACTTTAACATGCAAACGCGTGAACATGCAAACTTAGAGAAATGTACTTAACGAAATCATATTGAAACTGAACTGCAATTAATAAGACCAAGCTAATAACTATATGATTAGTATATAATAGACAATGAGTCTGGTAGAGTTTACCTAACGAGCTTAATCCAAGGTTAATTGAGGGAAAACCACCATCCGTACCCAATTTATTCGTGACACTCAACAtcaaacttttaattatttgtttttttattaataaatcaaaactttaGGTCCATGTATTGTCAGTACTTTGCTTTAATGCGCTATTATTAACGTTATTATGATTGTATATATGTGGCCCCAAAGCCACATCATTTCGTAGCCACTATTTGCAAATCTTAAGCTACCTTACAAAAAATGATCATGCCTAAACTGCACATATTGCATCAAGGTCTCTAAACCCACTTGTATGGCAGAGGTCTCTATCAAGTATCAACTATTGCGATCAAAACTATTGATTATGGGTAACTTTATATTTTCGCGAAACTTGGTACAGATTCATATAACGTAACTATCTGCCTATTAAGATATAAAATGACTTACATAGTTCAACTTGAAAAGAGTGCATGAGTTCAGAAGATTATGTAAATAGTTAGCGCTTAGCAGATTGTTTTGCTCTTTTCCTTGCATAGTTTCATTATATCAGATATATACAGAAACCTTAAACAAGTTGTAAGGAAGCTATGATGTAACCTTTAAACTATAATGTAACTTGCAATTACCATTGaagttttataaactaaaaactatAACCTAGAATTCTTGATGTAATCAGTggttttgtaaataatttgtatttattaaatttagttctaatttttataaatcatgAGTCTGCATAGCTGGATGAATGATATAAAAAGGATTGCAGAACCAAATACCTAATGACAGGATTATCGCAGGATATAAGTAGGGTTTTTAAGTTGGGGGTCTCACTTTTTGGGTTAAAAACGGTGATAGAAGAGGCTAAATAAGGATCGACTTTGGTGCAATTCTTGCACTGTTCGCAGgctccactgacacgtggcggcccgtgaTTGGttcgatttttaatttttttttttaatcagcaaaaacaaaaaaaaaaaaaaaaatcgacctATGAAACCGTGCAgcgataatcatggtctaatgATAGTATTAATCAGTAAATCACCGATGACTTACGACAAAACATCATAGTCCTAAATGACTTTGACTTTATCTGACAATGATCACGATCTTGCAGAGAGATAAAGATTGGCTCTACAGAAACCCAAAAGGCAAAGTTTTATGAAGTTTCGGACAAAACCATTAACTGCATTCTTCCTACTTCTCAAATTTTCTGAAAAGTCAACCTTTTCGTCTATTACTCTGCGAAAATTCCAGATATGTTGGAATATACAACGCGACTTTTCAATAATTGAGGTAATTAATTACTTAACGGAGGAAAAAACAAATATCTCTCTCAACGGCGGATTGAATTGGATTTTCCGTTTTACGGCGAAGTAAAAATATTGAACCAAGACTGtacttttacaaaaataaaaacaacagtAAGAGTTTGATTTCCGCTATAAGTCTATAACtatatttaattgataaattttgttataaaacacTCCACCTAATCTCCTCCGTCAACATATAATAGAGAGACAAGACAACATCAGCCAATATATAAATCGTAATTAccaaattatatgattttcacTTTTCTAAAATAAGCAcacataaatagaaaaaaagttACAGCTTACAGTGGCAGCGAGCTGCGAGAGAGAGacggtaaaaaaaaaagtaatcggGCGAAGCTGTAAGAAAGGATAAATTGGTTGTCTACGGTAAGTCGACGGGTGGAAGAGAGGAGGAGCTTTCAGGTAAATCAGAACGTTGGTACGACACCGTATTGTCCAGCTGAAGCGTAAACCTGACTAAAGAAAACGTCGTCGTTCTCAGTCTCCGTTCGTTTCGCGAAACGGCCTTTGATCCTTGGCCGTGACTCGGCGTAAGCTTTCCTCGAAGCGTAACGTATCGTCTTCTCGAACTTCCTGTTCTTTCGCTTCTCTCTGTACCTCAAAACCCTAGCCTCCCTGTCCATGGAGCTCGGCCGCTCGCCGGTTGTCGCCGTCGAAGTGGTGATCGTGCTCCGGTTAAACGGAACGGAGGTGGTCCCGTCGGGAACGACGCCGTATTCGAGAGACGAAGTCGAGACCTGAATGTCAAAATCGAAATCAGTTGAAAAGTTTTCGACTTTCGAGAAATCCACGGGGGAGAGGAGACTTACACTGTGGCTGATTGATTGAGTTGGGTAGGTGAAAGTCGAGAGCTTTGATCTGCAGAAGTCTATGTCGAAGCAGTGATCGTTGTTAGTTACAGGAAGAGGCTCTGTTTTTGTCTGAACCGGTACGAGGCTGTCTGCTCCGAACGTGTTTGGGTACTCGAAGTCAATGAGTCGATCGAAGTCTGAGAACATAAACTCAGAAGACTTCAGTTCAGTTCCGGTTTCGATTTTGGCGGGTTCGTTGAAGTCGGTAGGGAGCAGCCACGGGCACAAACCGAGCTCATCGGCGTTTCCCATCGCCGGCACGGCGGTTAAATCCACGGTGGTGGAATCGCCGAGGACTCCAAACGTGGAAGGTGAGATTTTCGCGACGGCTGCGTCGAAGAAAGACTCGACGGGGACTCGTTCATGGCGGCTAGCGAGAGGATTAGCCGAGTGGATGTCGGAGTCGCAGGTGACGCAGAGTGAGGCGGCGTCGGCTTTGCAGGTGACGGCGGCGGGAGCTTGTTCGCAGACTTCACAGACGTACACGCGCTCGTGGCGCGTGAAGGAGTGGATGCTTGCGTCGCAAGTGATGCATAAGAAAGCTGAGTCGACTCGGCAGAACACGGCGGCGGAAGCTGATTTACAAGCGTCACAGGAACGCGCCGCCGCGCCCCAGCCGCCGGAGAGTGGTTTGATGCTCTCTAAGCCGAATCCCATTTACTTCTCTCTCTACTCTTTTTTGTTCTctcttaaatttaattttcacaAAACTCTCTTTGGAGTTTTTGGAACCTAAAGTTTGAGAATGTGTGAGAGTTGGGTATTTGATTTGCTTGGATGATCTGTCATGCCCAGTCGGATAGAGAACACACAGTACACGCCAACGAATTATAATGTGACACATGTAGAAATATTGTCCacataaaatactttttttcaGTGTAGTATGGGGTttaacaatctttttttttcttttgcttacgCACGGAGAAATA encodes:
- the LOC106439603 gene encoding zinc finger protein CONSTANS-LIKE 5-like, which encodes MGFGLESIKPLSGGWGAAARSCDACKSASAAVFCRVDSAFLCITCDASIHSFTRHERVYVCEVCEQAPAAVTCKADAASLCVTCDSDIHSANPLASRHERVPVESFFDAAVAKISPSTFGVLGDSTTVDLTAVPAMGNADELGLCPWLLPTDFNEPAKIETGTELKSSEFMFSDFDRLIDFEYPNTFGADSLVPVQTKTEPLPVTNNDHCFDIDFCRSKLSTFTYPTQSISHSVSTSSLEYGVVPDGTTSVPFNRSTITTSTATTGERPSSMDREARVLRYREKRKNRKFEKTIRYASRKAYAESRPRIKGRFAKRTETENDDVFFSQVYASAGQYGVVPTF